A stretch of the Archangium violaceum genome encodes the following:
- a CDS encoding GAF domain-containing protein, which translates to MPDAERLTLLADASHQLAEAGLEPPAVLERLCALVVPRLGTTCHVRLLSEDGLWLNPVTSAHAESRTLPLLRHLATVPLRADEHPLAELLRTGGPLFCSPEELARSQHPERHAPGLAPLTSAHLLLLPLRARQRSLGTLTVLRGLDEPPFEKAELLLLQGLVERAGLALDVARAYESERRARHAAEVAAERLARMQRVTEALCEAISPADVARVIVEEMSAAIGADRALAVAPMTDVPGQLEVVGHRNLPPRTLAHPVRFPTTAPLPVARAYREGEPVWVESREELAASSPESLVAEPAVTRAVAALPLRLRGRTLGAIAFGFDTARTFSPDERGLLLDLARQSAQALERAWLYETARQARTRAERVAARTARLQTLNAALSQVLTVARVAEVVIDQGVAAIGAQVACLWLLDASHTHARLLRGVGLQPEVARTVETLMLGQGTPLDDALQHGQPVLLESQEEFARRYPMTERNLSELAPASPPLALAFLPLRVDERDLGVLALGFPGVHRFDDDERVFLSLLAHHAAQALDRARLFAQEREAREALRDAHLTLEAIIQASPMAISLLELDGTVRLWNPAAERIFDWKAEEVLGRPTPIVSEDKREELRDNLAHIARGGSILARETLRIRRDGTPIHISLWATSVSVVGGRQLCLCMMADITERKRTEEALRFLAAASNALASSLDHEVTLERVAHLAVPTYADGCFVYLLGGEDTVSCVATASSGELLEPPREMGPLAPGESAISRVITSGRPELCADCTHRPFPSREDPYLPCEAAARSYLCVPLRVRGQTIGAMSFVSSRHSYDPQDLALAQELAQRAALAIDNARHYRDARDAIRLREEFLAIASHELRTPVTALLLQVQRLQGALARDPQALSPERLRHGLEVVDRQVKRQMSLVNDLLDVSRLGEGRLAPRPEPLELTALVRDVVTRFEPELARTGSLLALRAPAPVPGSWDRPRLEQVVTNLVSNAVKYGQGNPIDITVEAGEGRAHIIVRDAGIGIAPEHLERVFGRFERAVSERHYGGFGLGLWIAREILEAMGGRITVSSQLGVGSTFRVELPRTRS; encoded by the coding sequence GTGCCGGACGCCGAGCGTCTGACGCTGCTCGCGGACGCGTCCCACCAGCTGGCCGAAGCCGGCCTGGAACCTCCCGCCGTGCTGGAGCGCCTGTGTGCGCTGGTGGTCCCCCGGCTGGGCACCACCTGCCATGTGCGCCTGCTGTCCGAGGATGGCCTCTGGCTGAACCCGGTGACGTCGGCGCACGCGGAGTCGCGGACGCTCCCCCTGTTGCGGCACCTGGCCACCGTGCCCCTGCGCGCGGACGAGCACCCCCTCGCGGAGCTCCTGCGCACCGGCGGTCCCCTCTTCTGTTCCCCCGAGGAGCTGGCCCGCTCCCAGCACCCGGAGCGCCACGCGCCGGGCCTGGCGCCCCTCACCTCCGCCCACCTGCTGCTGCTGCCCCTGCGCGCGCGCCAGCGCTCCCTGGGCACGCTCACCGTCCTGCGCGGTCTGGACGAGCCCCCCTTCGAGAAGGCCGAGCTGCTGCTGCTCCAGGGGCTGGTGGAGCGCGCGGGACTGGCGCTGGACGTGGCGCGCGCCTACGAGTCCGAGCGCCGGGCCCGGCACGCGGCGGAGGTGGCCGCCGAGCGGCTCGCGCGCATGCAGCGCGTCACCGAGGCCCTCTGCGAGGCCATCTCCCCCGCGGACGTGGCCCGCGTCATCGTCGAGGAGATGAGCGCCGCCATCGGCGCGGACCGGGCCCTGGCCGTCGCCCCCATGACGGACGTGCCCGGGCAGCTCGAGGTGGTGGGCCACCGGAACCTGCCGCCCCGGACCCTGGCGCACCCGGTCCGCTTCCCCACCACCGCGCCGCTGCCCGTGGCCAGGGCGTACCGCGAGGGAGAGCCCGTGTGGGTGGAGTCGCGGGAGGAGCTCGCCGCCTCGTCACCGGAGAGCCTCGTCGCGGAGCCGGCGGTGACACGCGCCGTGGCCGCCCTGCCGCTGCGGCTGCGCGGGAGGACCCTGGGCGCCATCGCCTTCGGCTTCGACACGGCCCGGACGTTCAGCCCGGACGAGCGCGGTCTGCTGCTGGACCTGGCGCGGCAGAGCGCCCAGGCCCTGGAGCGCGCCTGGCTCTACGAGACCGCGCGGCAGGCCCGCACCCGCGCCGAGCGCGTGGCCGCGCGCACCGCCCGACTCCAGACGCTCAACGCCGCCCTCTCCCAGGTCCTCACCGTCGCGCGCGTGGCGGAGGTGGTCATCGACCAGGGTGTGGCGGCCATCGGTGCCCAGGTGGCATGCCTGTGGCTGCTCGACGCTTCCCACACCCACGCCCGGCTGCTGCGCGGTGTGGGGCTCCAGCCCGAGGTGGCCAGGACCGTGGAGACCCTGATGCTCGGGCAGGGCACGCCCCTGGATGATGCCCTCCAGCACGGGCAGCCGGTCCTGCTCGAATCCCAGGAGGAGTTCGCCCGCCGCTATCCCATGACGGAGCGGAACCTGAGCGAGCTGGCCCCCGCCTCGCCCCCGCTCGCCCTGGCCTTCCTGCCGCTGCGCGTGGACGAGCGTGACCTGGGCGTGCTCGCCCTGGGCTTCCCCGGGGTGCACCGCTTCGACGACGACGAGCGCGTCTTCCTCTCGCTGCTGGCCCACCACGCCGCCCAGGCGCTGGATCGCGCCCGGCTCTTCGCCCAGGAGCGCGAGGCGCGCGAGGCGCTGCGCGACGCCCACCTCACGCTCGAGGCCATCATCCAGGCCTCGCCCATGGCCATCAGCCTGCTGGAGCTGGACGGCACGGTGCGCCTGTGGAATCCCGCCGCCGAGCGCATCTTCGACTGGAAGGCCGAGGAGGTGCTCGGCCGGCCCACCCCCATCGTGTCCGAGGACAAGCGAGAGGAGCTGCGCGACAACCTCGCGCACATCGCCCGCGGCGGCTCCATCCTCGCCCGGGAGACGCTCCGCATCCGGCGGGACGGCACGCCCATCCACATCTCCCTGTGGGCCACCTCCGTGAGCGTGGTGGGCGGCAGGCAGCTGTGCCTGTGCATGATGGCGGACATCACCGAGCGCAAGCGCACCGAGGAGGCCCTGCGCTTCCTCGCGGCGGCCAGCAACGCCCTGGCCAGCTCGCTGGACCACGAGGTGACGCTGGAGCGGGTGGCGCACCTGGCCGTCCCCACGTACGCGGATGGGTGCTTCGTGTACCTGCTCGGCGGCGAAGACACGGTGAGCTGCGTGGCCACCGCCAGCTCCGGGGAGTTGCTGGAGCCGCCGCGAGAAATGGGGCCGCTGGCGCCCGGGGAGTCCGCCATCTCGCGCGTCATCACCTCGGGGCGGCCGGAGCTGTGCGCGGACTGCACCCACCGCCCGTTCCCATCGCGCGAGGACCCCTACCTGCCCTGCGAGGCCGCGGCGCGCTCCTACCTGTGCGTGCCCCTGCGGGTGCGCGGCCAGACCATCGGCGCGATGTCCTTCGTCTCCTCGCGGCACAGCTATGACCCGCAGGATCTCGCGCTGGCGCAGGAGCTGGCCCAGCGCGCCGCCCTGGCCATCGACAACGCCCGCCACTACCGCGACGCGCGGGATGCCATCCGCCTGCGCGAGGAGTTCCTCGCCATCGCCAGCCACGAGCTGCGCACGCCCGTCACCGCCCTCCTGCTCCAGGTGCAGCGCCTCCAGGGAGCGCTCGCGAGAGATCCCCAGGCGCTCTCCCCGGAGCGGCTGCGTCACGGCCTGGAGGTGGTGGACCGGCAGGTGAAGCGACAGATGAGCCTGGTGAATGATCTGCTGGACGTGTCCCGGCTGGGAGAGGGCCGGCTCGCGCCACGGCCGGAGCCGCTGGAGCTCACCGCCCTGGTGCGCGACGTGGTGACGCGCTTCGAGCCGGAGCTGGCGCGCACGGGCTCGCTGCTCGCCCTGCGCGCACCGGCTCCGGTCCCCGGGAGCTGGGATCGGCCGCGGCTGGAGCAGGTGGTGACGAACCTCGTCTCCAACGCGGTGAAGTACGGGCAGGGCAATCCCATCGACATCACCGTGGAAGCCGGGGAAGGACGCGCCCACATCATCGTGCGCGACGCGGGCATCGGCATCGCCCCGGAGCACCTGGAGCGCGTCTTCGGCCGCTTCGAGCGCGCCGTGTCCGAGCGCCACTACGGCGGCTTCGGCCTGGGGCTGTGGATCGCCCGGGAGATCCTCGAGGCGATGGGCGGCCGGATCACCGTGAGCAGCCAGCTGGGCGTGGGCTCCACCTTCCGGGTGGAGCTGCCCCGCACGCGGAGCTGA
- a CDS encoding potassium transporter Kup, with amino-acid sequence MSASSPAIPTAPESPDPYKRIATMALGALGIVYGDIGTSPLYALRECFTGEHGVQPTHDNVLGVLSLIFWALIIVVSVKYLVFVMRADNRGEGGILALMALAMQRKRGEEVKVRPVVITLGIFGAALLYGDGLITPAISVLSAVEGLSVATPLFEPYIQPLTILILVGLFLIQRHGTAGIGAIFGPFMLVWFFTLAVLGVKEMVTYPAVVWAFSPLQAVRFFMENHWHGFLVLGGVFLVVTGGEALYADMGHFGWRPIRWAWFTVVLPALMLNYMGQGALLLREPGAASNPFYKLAPDWALYPLVVLATGATVIASQALISGVFSITQQAIQLGYSPRLEVVHTSAEERGQIYLPGINLVMLVGVIVLVLGFKSSTNLASAYGIAVTSTMGITTGLAYVVARERWNVSRLVALPVAGAFALVDLSFFGANVVKISAGGWFPLLLALAVFTLMTTWKRGRDILANRLRSSTMPLKDLLASFGDHQPVRVPGTAIFMTGSPEGTPPALLHNLKHNKVLHEQVMLLTIASEEVPHVPVEDRVEVIKLEEGFVRVIARYGFMENPSIPDILKRAREKGLQFNLMGTSFFLGRETLIPSKKPGMAMWREALFAWMSRNARSATAYFRIPPNRVVELGAQVEL; translated from the coding sequence ATGAGTGCATCGTCTCCAGCCATCCCCACCGCTCCGGAATCTCCGGACCCCTACAAACGCATCGCCACGATGGCGCTGGGTGCGCTGGGCATCGTCTACGGGGATATTGGCACCAGCCCGCTGTACGCGCTGCGCGAGTGCTTCACCGGGGAGCACGGCGTGCAGCCGACGCACGACAACGTGCTGGGGGTGCTGTCGCTCATCTTCTGGGCGCTCATCATCGTGGTGTCGGTGAAGTACCTGGTGTTCGTGATGAGGGCGGACAACCGGGGCGAGGGCGGGATCCTCGCGTTGATGGCGCTGGCGATGCAGCGCAAGCGCGGTGAGGAGGTGAAGGTGCGCCCGGTGGTCATCACCCTGGGCATCTTCGGGGCGGCGCTGCTGTATGGGGACGGGCTCATCACCCCGGCCATCTCGGTGCTGAGCGCGGTGGAGGGCTTGAGCGTGGCCACGCCGCTCTTCGAGCCGTACATCCAACCGCTGACCATCCTCATCCTGGTGGGGCTGTTCCTGATCCAGCGTCACGGGACGGCGGGGATTGGCGCCATCTTCGGGCCCTTCATGCTGGTGTGGTTCTTCACGCTGGCGGTGCTGGGCGTGAAGGAAATGGTGACGTACCCGGCGGTGGTGTGGGCGTTCTCGCCGCTGCAGGCGGTGCGCTTCTTCATGGAGAACCACTGGCACGGCTTCCTGGTGCTGGGCGGGGTGTTCCTGGTGGTGACGGGTGGCGAGGCGCTCTACGCGGACATGGGCCACTTCGGCTGGAGGCCCATCAGGTGGGCGTGGTTCACGGTGGTGCTGCCGGCGCTGATGCTCAACTACATGGGGCAGGGGGCGCTGCTCCTGCGTGAGCCGGGCGCGGCGAGCAACCCCTTCTACAAGCTGGCGCCGGATTGGGCGCTCTACCCGCTGGTGGTGCTGGCCACGGGGGCGACGGTGATCGCCTCGCAGGCGCTCATCTCGGGGGTGTTCTCCATCACCCAGCAGGCCATCCAGCTGGGCTACAGCCCGCGCCTGGAGGTGGTGCACACGTCGGCGGAGGAGCGGGGTCAAATCTACCTGCCGGGCATCAACCTGGTGATGCTGGTGGGCGTCATCGTGCTGGTGCTGGGCTTCAAGTCGTCCACGAACCTGGCGTCGGCCTACGGCATCGCGGTGACGTCGACGATGGGGATTACGACGGGGCTGGCGTACGTGGTGGCGCGCGAGCGGTGGAACGTGTCGAGGCTGGTGGCGCTGCCGGTGGCGGGGGCGTTCGCGCTGGTGGACCTGAGCTTCTTCGGGGCCAACGTGGTGAAGATCTCCGCGGGCGGCTGGTTCCCGCTGCTGCTGGCGCTGGCGGTGTTCACGCTGATGACGACGTGGAAGCGGGGCCGGGACATCCTGGCCAACCGGCTGCGCAGCAGCACCATGCCGCTGAAGGATCTGCTGGCGAGCTTCGGGGACCACCAGCCGGTGCGGGTGCCGGGGACGGCCATCTTCATGACGGGCAGCCCCGAGGGCACGCCGCCCGCGCTGCTGCACAACCTCAAGCACAACAAGGTGCTGCACGAGCAGGTGATGTTGCTCACCATCGCCTCGGAGGAGGTGCCGCACGTGCCGGTGGAGGACCGGGTGGAGGTCATCAAGCTGGAGGAGGGCTTCGTGCGGGTGATTGCCCGGTACGGCTTCATGGAGAACCCGAGCATCCCGGACATCCTCAAGCGGGCCCGGGAGAAGGGGTTGCAGTTCAACCTGATGGGGACGTCGTTCTTCCTGGGCCGTGAGACGTTGATACCGAGCAAGAAGCCGGGGATGGCGATGTGGCGGGAGGCGCTGTTCGCGTGGATGTCGCGCAACGCACGCAGCGCGACGGCGTACTTCCGGATTCCGCCCAACCGGGTGGTGGAGCTGGGAGCCCAGGTGGAGTTGTAG
- a CDS encoding HYR domain-containing protein: MSLLTFVGLVSGCGVYYDEHRGARARCDDAPGLESPSRPRPGVPTPQTPPGIPTSSERGGFVVVTGDDADDLWHCEERRCGGLFPSLFRAALSRSRSGGQGILAIGVNGGQALSTFNGWNDTANGGPGARVTHVRTLEAISQVDFNRFAFVYLPSADKHTLGGLSEQQISALNARQPDLAHFINERGGSLIALTQAEVPGGWGFLPLPLDTADILFDFAEPTAGLLEFAPTISSAELSHKSFHNVFTGPSGFSGLRVLAYNNEVYNPHSGQPVMLGGSGVILTSENCADGLDNDGDGAADAQDTDCHVCGNGTVDPGEACDDGNPRDGDGCDASCRWEGENHAPDATCQDVSVCTDPGVCVATVGGLATGTDADGDTLSWSLSPRGPYAPGEYGVSVTASDGRAQDACWSRVSVRDCEAPTLVCPADFRVECSGQGLARVEPPEATATDNCGPATVTPPAGRALPMGSHTLEYSAVDASGNTAACAPTVTVVDTLPPEVSLASPVSVWPADQRYQTVRLEDCILVRDVCDGGLRPNGVAASVSCVSSDEPRSSTAEPDVIFVDATTVKVRADRSAHGDGRVYSLHFEVRDTAGNVTRGVCPVGVPSASGGAPANDSGEVWRSCRPESGASQWKSISLAQ; encoded by the coding sequence TTGTCCCTCCTGACGTTCGTCGGCCTCGTGTCCGGTTGCGGTGTCTATTATGACGAGCACCGGGGAGCGCGCGCCCGCTGTGACGACGCGCCCGGGCTGGAGTCCCCCTCGAGGCCCCGCCCCGGGGTTCCCACCCCCCAGACACCTCCCGGGATTCCCACCTCCTCGGAGCGCGGCGGCTTCGTCGTCGTGACGGGGGATGACGCCGACGACCTGTGGCACTGCGAGGAGCGCCGCTGCGGTGGCCTCTTCCCCTCGCTCTTCCGTGCCGCGCTCTCCCGCTCGCGCTCCGGGGGCCAGGGCATCCTCGCCATCGGCGTCAACGGTGGGCAGGCGCTGAGCACCTTCAACGGCTGGAACGACACCGCGAACGGTGGCCCCGGCGCCCGCGTCACCCACGTGCGCACCCTCGAGGCCATCTCCCAGGTGGACTTCAACCGCTTCGCCTTCGTCTATCTGCCCTCGGCGGACAAGCACACGCTGGGAGGCCTCTCCGAGCAGCAGATCTCCGCGCTCAACGCGCGCCAGCCGGACCTCGCGCACTTCATCAACGAGCGGGGCGGCTCGCTCATCGCGCTCACCCAGGCCGAGGTCCCCGGGGGCTGGGGCTTCCTCCCCCTGCCGCTGGACACCGCGGACATCCTCTTCGACTTCGCCGAGCCCACCGCGGGGCTCCTCGAGTTCGCGCCCACCATCAGCTCCGCCGAGCTCAGCCACAAGTCCTTCCACAACGTCTTCACCGGGCCGAGTGGTTTCTCGGGCCTGCGCGTGCTCGCGTACAACAACGAGGTCTACAACCCGCACTCGGGCCAGCCGGTGATGCTGGGGGGCTCGGGCGTCATCCTCACCTCGGAGAACTGCGCGGACGGGCTCGACAACGACGGGGACGGCGCGGCGGACGCTCAGGACACGGACTGCCACGTGTGCGGCAACGGCACCGTGGACCCCGGCGAGGCGTGTGACGACGGCAACCCCAGGGACGGGGACGGCTGCGACGCCTCGTGCAGGTGGGAGGGCGAGAACCACGCGCCCGACGCCACCTGCCAGGATGTGTCCGTGTGCACCGACCCCGGGGTGTGCGTCGCCACCGTCGGCGGCCTGGCCACCGGCACGGATGCGGATGGGGACACGCTCTCGTGGAGTCTGAGCCCGAGGGGGCCGTATGCCCCGGGTGAGTACGGTGTCAGCGTCACCGCCTCGGATGGCCGTGCGCAGGACGCGTGCTGGTCCCGGGTGAGTGTGCGCGACTGCGAGGCTCCCACGCTCGTGTGCCCCGCGGACTTCCGCGTGGAGTGCTCCGGTCAGGGTCTGGCCCGCGTCGAGCCGCCGGAGGCCACCGCCACCGACAACTGCGGCCCGGCCACCGTGACGCCGCCCGCTGGACGTGCCCTGCCCATGGGCTCGCACACGCTCGAGTACTCGGCGGTGGATGCTTCCGGCAACACCGCGGCCTGTGCCCCCACCGTCACCGTGGTGGACACGCTGCCGCCCGAGGTCTCCCTGGCCTCGCCCGTTTCCGTCTGGCCCGCCGACCAGCGCTACCAGACCGTCCGCCTCGAGGACTGCATCCTGGTGCGCGACGTGTGCGACGGCGGCCTCAGGCCCAACGGGGTCGCCGCCTCCGTCTCCTGCGTCTCCTCCGATGAGCCCCGGAGCAGCACCGCCGAGCCGGATGTCATCTTCGTGGACGCCACCACCGTGAAGGTCCGCGCGGACCGCTCGGCCCACGGGGATGGCCGCGTGTACTCGCTCCACTTCGAGGTGCGCGACACGGCGGGCAATGTCACCCGGGGCGTGTGCCCCGTGGGGGTGCCCTCGGCTTCCGGGGGTGCTCCCGCGAACGACAGCGGAGAGGTGTGGCGCTCCTGCCGCCCCGAGAGCGGGGCGTCGCAGTGGAAGTCCATTTCGCTGGCGCAGTGA
- a CDS encoding metallophosphoesterase, with the protein MRLFAIGDTHLPSTRNKDMHRFGWTEHPLPLQRAWDEKVRPEDVVLVVGDISWATRPTEVLDDLKWLDERPGRKVLVRGNHDYWWGDSASKLRKLLEPYKTLEGFLHNSAFVIGRWVIAGTRLWTAPEAPPMPGGEMGDEQGDSGYVERETRRLMTSIADAEKKEKESAEPLTRVVAVHFPPMYANEKPTAFLGPIEAFKPKVCVYGHLHAGGIPAGFTGERAGIRYVLASCDAAGFSPMLLDE; encoded by the coding sequence ATGCGTCTCTTCGCCATTGGGGACACCCACCTTCCCTCCACACGCAACAAGGACATGCACCGGTTCGGGTGGACGGAGCACCCGCTGCCGCTTCAGCGCGCCTGGGACGAGAAGGTGCGTCCCGAGGACGTGGTGCTGGTGGTGGGAGACATCTCGTGGGCCACGCGGCCCACGGAGGTGCTGGACGATCTGAAGTGGTTGGACGAGCGGCCGGGGCGCAAGGTGCTGGTGCGCGGCAACCACGACTATTGGTGGGGAGACTCGGCGTCGAAGCTGCGCAAGCTGCTGGAGCCGTACAAGACGCTGGAGGGCTTCCTGCACAACAGCGCCTTCGTCATCGGGCGGTGGGTCATCGCGGGCACGCGGTTGTGGACGGCGCCCGAGGCCCCGCCGATGCCGGGCGGGGAGATGGGGGACGAGCAGGGCGACTCGGGGTACGTGGAGCGGGAGACGCGGCGGCTGATGACATCCATCGCCGACGCGGAGAAGAAGGAGAAGGAGAGCGCCGAGCCGCTGACGCGGGTGGTGGCGGTGCACTTCCCGCCGATGTACGCGAACGAGAAGCCCACGGCGTTCCTGGGGCCCATCGAGGCGTTCAAGCCGAAGGTGTGCGTGTACGGGCACCTGCACGCGGGAGGAATCCCGGCCGGCTTCACGGGAGAGCGGGCCGGGATTCGCTACGTGCTGGCCTCATGTGACGCGGCGGGCTTCTCGCCGATGCTGCTCGACGAGTAG